One genomic window of Nicotiana sylvestris chromosome 10, ASM39365v2, whole genome shotgun sequence includes the following:
- the LOC104233526 gene encoding uncharacterized protein, which yields MSIANQTRNTNPRNQKKQKPISETDPMYSINPSTRSSKSTISSLLHTPFSPTSPTAQIFSKKKKMKKFTSFKGLSCKAATSQHVSLPSAIIRTSADWESSNKVKKKKKNKTLNFVGRDSSIVDNNLSSSYLTAPTDVWCGPGIGLTTDAASVDFLVSTRRPLSARGRGDIEKSTPRERSSSSVRRMLSPEDDPFLDTETLEMQSSRANWFGFRHHRHSHYGFPEGLAEIVMLQNSLMGGRTNGLDRYRSWRLDVDNMSYEELLELGDRIGYVSTGLREDEITRCVRRTKPLFLNNLSHLRTEMEKKCSICQEEYEAEDEMGKLGCGHFYHIPCIKQWLMHKNSCPVCKSAAIPDS from the exons ATGTCTATAGCAAACCAAACAAGAAACACAAATCCCAGaaaccaaaagaaacaaaaacccATCTCAGAAACTGACCCTATGTATTCTATTAATCCATCAACTCGCTCCTCAAAATCCACCATTTCTTCTCTCCTTCACACACCCTTTTCACCCACCAGTCCAACAGCACAAATCTTCAgtaaaaagaagaagatgaagaagtttaCATCATTTAAGGGATTGAGTTGCAAGGCAGCTACATCACAACACGTTTCGCTGCCTTCTGCTATTATTAGGACTTCAGCTGACTGGGAATCCTCTAACAAagtcaaaaagaagaagaaaaataagacccttaattttgttggtagagaTTCTTCCATTGTTGATAATAACCTCTCCTCGTCATATTTGACTGCTCCTACTGATGTTTGGTGTGGTCCTGGAATTGGATTAACTACTGATGCTGCTTCTGTTGATTTTCTCGTTTCAACAAGGCGCCCCCTTTCTGCTAGAGGCAGAGGTGATATTGAGAAGAGTACTCCCAGGGAG CGATCTTCATCTTCTGTGCGAAGAATGTTGAGCCCAGAAGATGATCCTTTCCTTGATACTGAAACTCTGGAAATGCAAAGCTCCCGAGCAAATTGGTTTGGATTTAGGCATCATCGTCATTCCCACTATGGTTTTCCTGAAGGGCTTGCAGAG ATTGTGATGCTTCAGAATAGTCTTATGGGAGGAAGAACAAATGGTCTTGATCGATACCGGAGCTGGAGACTTGATGTGGATAACATGTCATATGAG GAATTGCTGGAACTCGGTGATAGAATTGGATATGTGAGCACAGGATTGAGAGAAGATGAGATAACTCGATGTGTCAGAAGAACTAAGCCCTTGTTTTTGAACAATTTATCTCATCTGCGCAcagaaatggaaaaaaaatgTAGCATCTGTCAG GAAGAATACGAGGCTGAAGATGAGATGGGGAAGCTGGGTTGTGGACACTTCTATCATATTCCTTGCATAAAACAGTGGCTTATGCACAAAAATAGTTGTCCTGTTTGTAAATCTGCAGCCATACCTGATAGCTAG